Genomic segment of Brachyhypopomus gauderio isolate BG-103 chromosome 10, BGAUD_0.2, whole genome shotgun sequence:
GAGATCCAGTGTGAAGAACTGAACACAATGGATCAGCCCCAAGCAGCTGTGTGCGTGGCTGCTGACCCAGAGCTCCTCCGCCACTGCCTGTCAGCACGTGTGTCCAGACGGCGTTCCGTCAGACAGTTCTGCTGACCTCCACTCACTCCAGTAGTGACAGTAATAGTGTTACTAACCCCAAAACATCAGCTTTCTCGTGCCTTGGATGGCTGGTGTAGCTACGTCAACATGTCTGCTGCATCAGCATTTGGTGAAGCAGTTTTGTCTAGATATTACAGCTACTCTGACACCTTGGATTTGGTTTTATGCATTACAGATTGCACATCATTTCTTGTACATAACTTAATCTGAATACATTTCATGCATAAttgcatttttttaattattcatTTCACTACAGTGGCAATGTAAACAAAGCAGTTGTTCTGTCTTGTTGTCATGTGGGGTGATCGGTGTGTGAAGGGGAGGCCCCATCACTGCATGCAGTGCTACAACGCTGGGTAGTGCTGTCAGGAGTCCTGCCTGTCCCCTCAGTCAGACTTATGCCCTGCGTCCGTGGGAAAGTGCAGCACTGTGTTCATACCACGCGAAACTTTAGTTCCAGATCAGCGTCCATATCGCTCAGAAACCACAGGATGTAGAACTTTGTGGTGAGAACATCTTGTTCAGACCACACGCGGCATTGTGCATTGCACACCACTGCTGCTGTCAGTGTGGCGTTGCTGTAGCAGTGTACAAGATAACAATGGATGATCAGGGCTGATAAGTTACCCATGATATTCTCACAGTAATTACTCAATGCCACTTAAAACATCTGGAGTTTGACGGCAACATGGTAAGCTAATGTTCTCTTTGAGagttgttgtttattttaaaagcaACGTATATGACTACATTTGATGCAAGTCAATGCAGTAACCATCTAATATATGGTAGTAACCATCTAATATATGATAGTAACCATTTAATACTGAAGCACTGAGTAGTTAATACTATTTTTACATATCAGCCAGAAAAGTGTTAACAGCAAGAACATTtacactgagagatgaaaaTGGAACGATTTCATATAGATGCTGGTAAAATTTGTACAAATGTGTTGAGAACTGCTGCTGAAAATTCTTCAGACTTCTGAGGTGAATCAGTCTTTGACTTTTGAGATAATCAGAACAACGGGGCTCAGTGTTTGAATTTGCTAAGTTCCAGCTTAAAGTGCAGAGGGAAGCAGCCAGGCACACATAACCTAACACTCTTTAAACACATATGACCTAACTGTCTCTTCAAACACATATAACCTAACACTCTTTAAACACATATGACCGAACTGTCTCTTCAAACACATATAACATAACACATATAACTTAACACTCTTTAAACACATATGACCGAACTGTCTCTTCAAACACATATAACCTAACACTCTTTAAATACATATAACCTAACACTCTTTAAACACATATGACCGAACTGTCTCTTCAAACACATATAACCTAACACTCTTTAAACACATATGACCGAACTGTCTCTTCAAACACATATAACATAACACTCTTTAAATACATATAACCTAACACTCTTTAAACACATAGACCTAACCATTTCTAACACATATTACCTAACACTCTTTAAACACATATATCCTAACACTCTTCAAACACATATGACCTAACAATCTCTTCAAACACATATAACCTAATGTCTCTTTAAACACATATAACCTAACTGTCTCTTAAACACATATGAACTAACCTTCTCTTTAAACACAGATAAGTTAAACACATATAACCAAAAGCAAAAAGCAAAAATTCTTTATAATTGTCACTGGCAGCTTCCCTATCCACCAAAAGCCTCTCTCAATCGGAGATAATGCTGTGTGtagctaatgtgtgtgtgtgtgtgtgtgtgtgtgtgtgtgtgtgtgtgtgtgtgtgtgtgtgtgtgtgtgtgtgtgtgtgtgtgtgtgcatgtgtgtgcatgaagcTCCTACAGAATATCAGTTCTAACATTTCCTACAAGTCCGCCTCACTGGAACCCCTCCTCATCCTGCCATTAGCACTCATCATTTTCCTCACCGTGGGCGGGAACCTACTGGTGATCCTGGCCGTTTCGCTCACGCCCCagctccacacccccaccagcgTGTTCATCACCTCCCTGGCCTGTGCTGACCTCGTAGTGGGCTGTGTGGTCGAGCCCCTGTCTATCCCCCTGCTGCTGCACGAGGCGTGGACGCTGGGGGAGATCGTCTGCGACTTGTGGCTGTCGGTCGACGTGCTGTGTGTGACCGCCAGCATCAACACGCTGTGCGCTATCGCCGTGGAGCGCTACGTGGCCGTCACCAGGCCCCTGCGGCGCAGAGCTCTGCTGGGGAGACAGAGGGCGTGGCTGGTGGTGGGAGGCGTGTGGTTGTGCAGCACCCTCGTATCGTTCGTGCCCATCATGGGTGGGAACGTGACGAGCCCAAAGTCAGCAGAGTTCAATTCCTCCTGCTGCTTCATCACCAACCCCGTATACGGCATCATTTCATCTGCCTTCTCGTTCTATGTCCCCCTGCTGGTGATGCTGTTTCTGTACGGCCAGGTGTTCGTCATCGCCAGGCGGCAGGTGAAGCTCATTAATAAGGACAGCCTGCGCTTCCTGAGGGATCAAATTCAGCATGCGCCGCCCGCAGGACACCCACCGCCCGCAGGACACTCTCCGCCCGCCTGGCCCGAGTCGTCCCAGAACCGCAGCAGCCATCGCTCACGCCGCACCTGGAGCACCTGGAGCTCCTGGCGCACCTGGCACGTGGTCCACCAGCACACGGCCCTAAAGACTCTGGGCCTGGTCATTGGGGTCTTCACCATTTGCTGGCTGCCGTTCTTTGTGGCCAATGTGGTCAAGGCGGTGGAGCCCAACTCGTTTGGGAACGACGTCTTCATGCAGCTCAACTGGCTGGGCTACGTCAACTCTGGCCTGAACCCCATCATCTATTGCCACAACTCAGAATACCGTGCCGCCTTCCGGAACATTCTGCGCCGCATACGGATCGAAGGCCTGTCTGTTTGGAAGCAGGTGCGGTTCTGGTGCTGTTGCCAACCTGGTCCGCTGGGCTGCTGGTTCTGCTCGTGCCATACAGGGGCAGAGATCACCGAGCAGGAATGAAACAATTGTGCAATAGTTATGCAATTATGCAACCGAATAATtgagcaaataaataaatatagcaCCTTATATTTTGATATAGGCCATATCCAAATATCATGATAATATCATGATAAGCCCTTTATAAGCTCTTTACTAAAACAGCTGAGAGACTCGGCAGAGGGGAACTAACTGTCTACACAGTTGGATCTCTGGCACTCTGACTGCAGATCAGAAACACTGAAAAGAAGAGATCTGGTGAACACCTGGTCACTTGTCTTGCACTGCTAAATAGCTTTAATgtgtatacaaacacacacactccaaatttTATTTTTCAGGGCCTGATGTAATTTTCTGAGGCAGTAGTTTGATTTGTTTTAGCTTCCAATAGTTCCCTGTATTTGGCACTTTAATCATATTTAACACATGTATCCCTTTACATTAATAACTCCCTTATTAACTGTGTTACTGTTTCAGTTTAAATGAAGTAATCTGTAACAGATGGACTTGCTAATCTGCCACCATCTCTTTGGAACCGTTTGTTGATTCTGAAACCTCGACACATGTCGTTACCTGCCAATCAGAACTCACCCGTGTAGCTGCCTTTGTCATCAAGATCAAACTATTACAAACtaattatttgatgtttgcattaTTTTGCCCACTCACTGTACATATGTACATAAGGTTATTTTGGTGTGTCTCATGCATGCCACTCCACAGTAGGAACTGATTCTCCCTTTTACAGGATGTGCATATGTACCACACCGCCCCTGTTTAGGTGAGGCACAGTGCCGGCTGTGCGTGTCAGCACAGTCTGTAGTCTGTGTTTGGGCGTGTATATGAGGTCATTTTTGTAAAACGGGTATAAAAGTATATATGTGGAAATGTATTgaaatg
This window contains:
- the adrb3b gene encoding adrenoceptor beta 3b, which gives rise to MLLQNISSNISYKSASLEPLLILPLALIIFLTVGGNLLVILAVSLTPQLHTPTSVFITSLACADLVVGCVVEPLSIPLLLHEAWTLGEIVCDLWLSVDVLCVTASINTLCAIAVERYVAVTRPLRRRALLGRQRAWLVVGGVWLCSTLVSFVPIMGGNVTSPKSAEFNSSCCFITNPVYGIISSAFSFYVPLLVMLFLYGQVFVIARRQVKLINKDSLRFLRDQIQHAPPAGHPPPAGHSPPAWPESSQNRSSHRSRRTWSTWSSWRTWHVVHQHTALKTLGLVIGVFTICWLPFFVANVVKAVEPNSFGNDVFMQLNWLGYVNSGLNPIIYCHNSEYRAAFRNILRRIRIEGLSVWKQVRFWCCCQPGPLGCWFCSCHTGAEITEQE